The Prosthecobacter sp. genome has a segment encoding these proteins:
- a CDS encoding SUMF1/EgtB/PvdO family nonheme iron enzyme, with protein sequence MADDSIPAPASSGSPSSRTSGGGMRWEPPTAAELQALMPGYTIEKLLGRGGMGAVYRGVQTNLDRTVAIKILPPGVEQEDPSFAERFKNEARLMAKLAHPGVVGVYDFGSTSAGQLYFVMEYVDGSDVSQLLKEQGRLPPEHALAITAHVLDALGAAHKLGIVHRDIKPANILINMAGAVKVADFGLAKIDDPGGHGLTRTGFSMGTPDFVSPEALMLGSQVDGRADLYAVGVMLYQMLTGNIPRGAFKPASVLRSTLDPRYDPIITKAMQHDREERYQNSAEMRQALDVILTTPYVAPEATSPVAAVPAPQGEAPRTRQPQQRMPQPARHYPPPPPKKKSGAGMMIGVLGVIAVIAAGAFFFLKKPQPVPAGQGSGSVVTTPSQGGSASPSPSPPVSSSSPLATATKDAPFINTLGMKFVPVPITGGPTVGKRVIFSVWETRMQDFGVFVKETKREWTSAGIPRGPTHPAVNVSWEDAQAFCVWLTERERKAGKLAANERYRLPSDHEWSCAVGIGEREDAARLPSEKYGKLADVFPWGSVWPPPVGAGNFSGEETIGKEINKATQISLTGYRDAFIATAPVGSFPPSRFGIFDLGGNVWEWCEDWFDASQKDRVLRGGSWGNFERDRLLSSNRGHRTTVSRADKQGFRCVLSAGAASASADSTVSNTPAPMTVVPSPAAPAPSLVAATTPTMPSIAPAAPATPPPAIPTPPSTDPRLVQLEAGFQARYESDAQKPFLAAVATLNQSYVANGIARARAAAQSKGSLPEVTALDAEKAAIEKGAGVPAEDAADTSESLKSLRATYRTALAKLEADRAKKAAPLYDIYVKALDAYVIELTKANKIEDATKVKTLREEIATRRVAPVASIAGGSAPASSKDGITNTLGMKFVPVKGTDVLFCIHETRRQDYAAYAAEEPDVDGSWKNQQKNGVPCGDKDNHPVVGVNWEDAHAFCAWLSKKEGKTYRLPTDEEWSLAVGLGRAEKPQSTEFPWGGDFPPKTKDQAGNYSDSSWHESFPALQGIEDYTDGFPTTAPVMRFKPNKLGLYDLGGNVWEWVEDGNAAPTDPVARGSSFANFERGTLLSSYRARLPRSSRIDDYGFRCVLVLSSPAPATAMPPSVQPINPAAALVLKNGFTNTLGMKFLPVKGTDVLFCIHETRRQDYAAYAAGVSGVDGSWQNKMQEEVPAGHEDSHPVVGVSWDDAQAFCVWLGQKEGKTYRLPTDREWSIAVGLGRDEKWTADTTPDTVEKNPNKFPWGTDYPPRTSMRVGNLGDTEWKAKFPEKKFLEDYTDGYATTAPVMSFEPNSFGLYDMGGSVWEWVEDWHSAERIHRTLRGSSYFFFSRGRESMLSSYRDKRLPEDRSAINGFRVVLVP encoded by the coding sequence ATGGCCGACGATTCCATTCCCGCTCCTGCGTCTTCGGGTTCGCCGTCATCGCGTACCTCGGGCGGGGGCATGCGCTGGGAGCCGCCAACCGCCGCCGAACTTCAGGCGCTGATGCCGGGCTACACCATTGAAAAGCTCCTCGGTCGTGGCGGCATGGGCGCGGTGTATCGCGGTGTTCAAACCAATCTCGACCGGACGGTTGCCATCAAAATCCTGCCGCCGGGGGTGGAACAGGAAGATCCCAGCTTTGCCGAACGCTTCAAAAACGAGGCGCGTCTCATGGCGAAGCTGGCTCATCCAGGCGTGGTGGGCGTGTATGACTTCGGCAGCACGAGTGCCGGCCAGCTCTACTTCGTCATGGAGTATGTGGATGGCAGCGATGTCTCGCAGTTGTTGAAGGAGCAAGGCAGACTGCCGCCGGAGCATGCGCTGGCCATCACGGCGCATGTGCTGGACGCCTTGGGCGCGGCGCACAAGCTGGGCATCGTCCATCGCGACATCAAGCCGGCGAACATCCTCATCAACATGGCGGGCGCGGTGAAGGTGGCGGATTTCGGCCTGGCCAAGATTGATGATCCAGGCGGTCACGGCCTCACCAGGACGGGCTTTTCGATGGGCACGCCGGATTTCGTCTCGCCGGAGGCGTTGATGCTGGGGTCACAGGTCGATGGCCGCGCCGATCTCTATGCCGTCGGCGTGATGCTCTACCAGATGCTCACGGGCAACATTCCACGCGGCGCCTTCAAGCCCGCGTCGGTGCTGCGGTCCACGCTGGACCCGCGTTACGACCCGATCATCACGAAGGCGATGCAGCACGACCGCGAGGAGCGCTACCAGAACTCGGCGGAGATGCGGCAGGCGCTGGATGTGATCCTGACCACGCCCTACGTCGCCCCGGAGGCCACCTCTCCGGTGGCCGCGGTGCCCGCACCGCAGGGGGAGGCACCACGCACCCGCCAGCCACAGCAGCGGATGCCGCAGCCTGCGCGCCACTACCCACCGCCACCGCCGAAGAAGAAGTCGGGCGCAGGGATGATGATCGGTGTGCTGGGTGTGATCGCGGTCATCGCCGCAGGCGCGTTCTTCTTTTTGAAGAAGCCTCAGCCAGTTCCCGCTGGTCAAGGTTCCGGATCCGTGGTGACCACGCCATCGCAGGGCGGGAGCGCTTCGCCATCTCCTTCTCCCCCAGTCTCATCTTCTTCACCCCTCGCGACTGCCACCAAGGACGCGCCCTTCATCAACACCCTCGGCATGAAGTTCGTCCCGGTGCCTATCACCGGCGGACCGACGGTCGGGAAGCGCGTGATCTTCAGTGTGTGGGAGACGCGGATGCAGGACTTCGGGGTGTTTGTGAAGGAGACCAAGCGCGAGTGGACGAGTGCGGGTATTCCGCGAGGCCCCACGCATCCGGCGGTGAATGTGAGCTGGGAGGATGCGCAGGCGTTCTGCGTGTGGTTGACTGAGCGTGAGCGAAAGGCTGGGAAGCTGGCCGCAAACGAGCGCTACCGGCTGCCGAGTGACCACGAATGGAGCTGTGCGGTGGGGATCGGCGAGCGCGAAGACGCGGCTAGGCTGCCCTCGGAGAAGTATGGAAAACTCGCGGACGTGTTCCCCTGGGGCAGCGTGTGGCCCCCGCCCGTGGGAGCGGGCAACTTCAGCGGCGAGGAGACCATTGGCAAAGAGATCAACAAGGCGACCCAGATATCCCTGACGGGTTATCGCGATGCTTTCATCGCGACGGCACCTGTGGGGAGCTTTCCGCCGAGCCGCTTTGGCATTTTTGATCTGGGCGGGAATGTCTGGGAATGGTGTGAGGACTGGTTTGATGCCTCGCAAAAAGACCGGGTGTTGCGTGGCGGTTCCTGGGGCAACTTCGAGCGCGACCGTCTGCTGTCGTCCAACCGCGGTCACCGCACGACCGTCTCTCGCGCCGACAAGCAAGGCTTCCGTTGTGTGTTGTCTGCTGGGGCCGCGTCGGCGTCGGCCGACTCCACAGTGAGCAACACCCCGGCACCGATGACCGTCGTCCCAAGCCCGGCTGCGCCTGCCCCATCACTCGTGGCAGCGACCACGCCCACAATGCCCAGCATCGCACCCGCCGCGCCCGCCACTCCGCCTCCCGCAATCCCGACTCCGCCTTCCACCGACCCGCGCCTCGTGCAACTCGAAGCCGGATTTCAGGCCCGCTACGAAAGCGATGCGCAGAAACCCTTCCTCGCCGCCGTCGCCACGTTGAACCAGAGCTATGTCGCCAACGGCATCGCCCGTGCGCGGGCCGCAGCGCAATCCAAAGGCAGCCTGCCGGAAGTCACCGCGCTGGACGCGGAGAAAGCCGCCATCGAGAAAGGTGCCGGCGTTCCCGCCGAGGATGCGGCGGACACATCCGAGTCGCTCAAGAGCCTGCGCGCCACCTACCGCACGGCCTTGGCCAAGCTCGAAGCCGACCGCGCGAAAAAGGCCGCGCCGCTCTACGACATTTACGTCAAGGCGCTCGACGCCTATGTGATCGAACTCACCAAGGCCAACAAGATCGAAGACGCGACGAAGGTGAAGACCTTGCGCGAAGAGATCGCCACAAGACGCGTCGCTCCGGTTGCATCTATTGCAGGCGGAAGCGCGCCAGCGTCTTCAAAGGACGGCATCACCAACACCCTTGGCATGAAGTTCGTGCCTGTGAAGGGCACCGATGTGCTCTTCTGCATCCACGAGACGCGCAGGCAGGACTACGCGGCGTATGCTGCAGAGGAGCCTGACGTGGACGGCTCGTGGAAAAACCAGCAGAAGAACGGCGTCCCGTGCGGTGACAAGGACAACCACCCCGTGGTCGGTGTGAACTGGGAGGATGCGCATGCGTTCTGCGCGTGGCTCAGCAAGAAGGAAGGCAAAACGTATCGCCTGCCCACGGATGAAGAATGGAGCCTTGCTGTGGGTCTGGGGCGTGCGGAGAAGCCCCAAAGCACCGAGTTCCCGTGGGGTGGCGACTTCCCGCCAAAGACCAAAGATCAAGCCGGCAACTACTCTGACAGCTCATGGCACGAGAGCTTCCCTGCGCTGCAGGGGATCGAGGACTACACCGATGGCTTCCCCACCACCGCTCCGGTGATGAGATTCAAACCGAACAAGCTGGGCCTCTACGACTTGGGCGGCAATGTTTGGGAATGGGTCGAAGACGGGAACGCCGCACCAACAGACCCGGTCGCGCGCGGCTCCTCGTTCGCGAACTTCGAGCGAGGCACGCTGCTCTCCTCCTACCGCGCCCGTCTTCCTCGCTCGTCTCGCATCGACGACTACGGCTTCCGGTGTGTGCTGGTGCTGTCCAGTCCCGCTCCAGCGACCGCCATGCCGCCCTCGGTGCAACCCATCAACCCCGCCGCCGCTCTTGTGCTCAAGAACGGCTTCACCAACACTCTCGGCATGAAGTTCCTCCCCGTGAAGGGCACGGACGTGCTGTTCTGCATCCACGAGACGCGCCGGCAGGACTACGCGGCTTATGCAGCGGGAGTCTCGGGCGTTGACGGATCCTGGCAGAACAAGATGCAAGAGGAAGTGCCTGCGGGGCATGAGGACAGTCACCCGGTGGTCGGGGTGAGTTGGGACGATGCGCAGGCATTCTGCGTATGGCTGGGCCAGAAAGAGGGCAAGACCTACCGGTTGCCAACCGACCGGGAGTGGAGCATCGCCGTGGGTCTCGGCCGCGATGAGAAGTGGACCGCGGACACCACGCCGGATACGGTCGAAAAGAACCCAAACAAATTTCCCTGGGGCACGGACTATCCGCCGCGGACCAGCATGCGAGTCGGGAACCTGGGTGACACGGAGTGGAAGGCCAAGTTTCCAGAGAAAAAGTTCCTGGAGGACTACACCGACGGCTATGCCACCACGGCTCCCGTCATGAGCTTTGAGCCGAACTCCTTCGGCCTCTACGACATGGGCGGCAGCGTCTGGGAGTGGGTGGAGGATTGGCACAGTGCCGAGCGCATCCATCGCACGCTGCGTGGTTCCTCCTACTTCTTCTTCAGTCGTGGCCGGGAGTCCATGCTTTCATCCTACAGGGACAAGCGTCTGCCCGAGGACCGCTCCGCCATCAACGGGTTTCGTGTGGTGTTGGTGCCATGA
- a CDS encoding DUF1501 domain-containing protein, translating to MHPVEQQILQKRREFLTTSANGIGALALGALLTEEGLISRASAMEPGAVIDPLTPKAGHFPAKAKNCIFIFFEGGPSQMDLFDPKPKLNELNGQALPESMTKNVRFAFIRKETAKLMGSPRKFAKHGQCGMDFSDLLPHMAKHADDWLMIRSLHTDQFNHHPGQLVLHCGRAQFGLPTIGSWLNYGLGSMSRNLPGYVVLSAGRGTSGGASLWQSGFLPSTYAGVLFRNQGEPVLNLKNPPGIPMNLQRKGLDTLMELNQSRYEHLRDPEIASRIAAYELAFRMQSSAPELIDLKDESQQTLEMYGVNRKDPPIKASRGGGPGQYQAFAKNCLLARRLVERGVRFVSLMHASWDHHSDLNNELSYNAGMADQPIAALLKDLKQRGMLEDTMVIWGSEFGRTPLGENRGGNPNATGRDHHPFAFTMLAAGGGIKGGQTYGETDEIGWSIVRDPVDLHDFHATVLNQFGFDHLRLTHRFQGRDFRLTDVSGRVIKEWI from the coding sequence ATGCATCCGGTCGAACAACAGATTCTTCAAAAACGCCGCGAATTCCTCACCACCAGTGCCAATGGCATCGGGGCGCTGGCGCTGGGTGCCTTGTTGACGGAGGAAGGGCTTATTTCACGCGCCTCGGCGATGGAACCGGGAGCGGTGATTGATCCGTTGACGCCGAAGGCTGGGCATTTCCCGGCGAAGGCGAAGAACTGCATCTTTATCTTCTTTGAAGGTGGACCGAGCCAGATGGATCTGTTCGATCCGAAGCCGAAGCTGAACGAATTGAACGGCCAGGCGCTGCCGGAGAGCATGACGAAGAACGTCCGCTTCGCCTTCATCCGCAAAGAGACCGCGAAGCTGATGGGCAGCCCGCGCAAGTTCGCGAAGCACGGCCAATGCGGCATGGATTTCAGCGATTTGCTGCCGCACATGGCGAAGCATGCCGACGACTGGCTCATGATCCGCAGCCTGCACACGGATCAGTTCAATCATCATCCCGGCCAGCTCGTGCTGCACTGTGGTCGCGCGCAATTCGGCCTTCCCACGATTGGTTCATGGCTCAACTACGGCCTCGGCAGCATGTCGCGCAATCTTCCCGGCTACGTCGTGCTCAGTGCCGGTCGCGGCACCAGCGGCGGCGCTTCACTTTGGCAAAGCGGCTTCCTGCCGAGCACTTACGCCGGTGTGTTGTTCCGTAATCAAGGTGAGCCGGTGCTCAATTTGAAAAACCCTCCTGGCATCCCGATGAATCTTCAGCGCAAGGGCCTGGACACGCTCATGGAGTTGAATCAGAGCCGCTACGAGCATCTGCGTGATCCTGAGATCGCCAGTCGCATCGCCGCGTATGAGCTGGCCTTCCGCATGCAGTCCTCCGCGCCGGAATTGATCGACCTGAAGGACGAAAGTCAGCAAACGCTCGAAATGTACGGTGTGAACCGCAAAGATCCGCCGATCAAAGCCTCGCGCGGCGGCGGGCCGGGCCAGTATCAAGCCTTTGCCAAGAACTGCCTGCTCGCACGACGCCTTGTTGAACGCGGTGTGCGCTTCGTGAGCCTCATGCACGCGAGCTGGGATCATCACAGCGACCTCAACAACGAACTCAGTTACAACGCCGGCATGGCCGACCAGCCGATCGCCGCGCTCCTCAAGGATTTGAAGCAACGTGGCATGTTGGAGGACACGATGGTCATCTGGGGCAGCGAATTCGGCCGCACACCGCTCGGCGAGAACCGCGGCGGCAATCCGAACGCCACCGGACGTGATCATCATCCCTTTGCCTTCACCATGCTCGCCGCCGGCGGCGGCATCAAAGGCGGTCAAACCTATGGCGAGACTGACGAGATTGGCTGGAGCATCGTGCGCGATCCTGTCGATCTGCACGACTTCCATGCCACGGTGCTCAATCAATTCGGTTTCGACCATCTGCGCCTCACGCATCGCTTCCAAGGCCGCGATTTCCGTCTCACAGATGTGTCGGGGCGGGTGATCAAGGAGTGGATTTGA